Proteins encoded together in one Anticarsia gemmatalis isolate Benzon Research Colony breed Stoneville strain chromosome 1, ilAntGemm2 primary, whole genome shotgun sequence window:
- the LOC142972232 gene encoding myocyte-specific enhancer factor 2-like isoform X4, translating to MGRKKIQISRITDERNRQVTFNKRKFGVMKKAYELSVLCDCEIALIIFSSNNKLYQYASTDMDKVLLKYTEYNEPHESLTNRNIIEALTKKEHKNGVMSPDSPEAEPEYNLTPRTEAKYSKIDEEFQMMMQRNQLNGSRVSVGVTGSNYNLPVSVPVGNYDQTLLQASPQMHTSISPRPSSSETDSVYPSGGMLEMSNGYGGAGSPLDACTPSPSPGAAPSPHRAHAPHKHAHAPPPHHSPRHNNLRVVIPSAMPPPQDDISYSSETPLSYSGLGNFGPQDFSINSDMGIGLTWGAHQLQTLQHNRYISSLPVLGGGGTPPPAASPSNVKIKAEPVSPPRPEHLPHRAPPPQPQPAHLSGAIDGSVSSSNMGSPAGQDMRHSNVPLDYEQPHSKRPRIEGWAT from the exons ATGGGTCggaagaaaatacaaatatccCGGATTACGGACGAACGGAATCGGCAG GTGACTTTCAACAAGCGCAAATTCGGTGTAATGAAGAAAGCTTACGAGCTCAGCGTACTGTGCGACTGCGAGATTGCTCTTATCATCTTCAGCTCTAACAACAAACTCTACCAATATGCCAGCACTGATATGGACAAG GTTCTTTTGAAATACACGGAATACAACGAGCCACATGAGTCGCTGACCAACCGCAACATCATCGAG GCACTAACGAAGAAAGAGCATAAGAACGGAGTGATGTCGCCCGACAGCCCCGAAGCCGAGCCCGAATACAATCTGACCCCAAGGACCGAAGCCAAGTACTCCAAAATTGACGAAGAATTCCAAATGATGATGCAAAGGAACCAGTTGAACGGAAGCCGCGTGAGCGTGGGCGTGACGGGAAGCAACTACAACCTGCCCGTCAGCGTCCCGGTGGGGAACTACGATCAGACCCTGCTGCAAGCTAGTCCACAGATGCACACCTCTATCAGTCCACGGCCCTCTTCTTCGGAAACCGATTCAG TGTACCCAAGCGGTGGCATGCTTGAAATGTCGAATGGATACGGCGGCGCGGGCTCCCCGCTGGACGCGTGCACGCCGTCGCCGTCGCCGGGCGCCGCGCCGTCGCCGCACCGCGCGCACGCTCCGCACAAGCATGCACACGCTCCACCGCCGCATCACTCTCCGCGGCACAACAACCTGCGCGTCGTCATACCCAGCGCCATGCCGCCGCCGCAGGACGATATCTCTTACTCTTCGGAA ACACCGCTAAGCTACTCAGGACTAGGCAACTTCGGACCACAGGACTTCAGCATCAACTCGGACATGGGCATCGGACTGACGTGGGGCGCGCACCAGCTGCAGACGCTCCAACACAACAGGTACAT TAGCAGCTTGCCAGTACTGGGCGGGGGCGGGACGCCTCCACCGGCGGCTTCACCCAGCAATGTGAAGATCAAAGCTGAGCCGGTGTCGCCGCCGCGTCCCGAGCACCTGCCGCACCGCGCGCCGCCACCACAGCCACAGCCTGCACATCTCTCTGGAGCTATAGATG
- the LOC142972232 gene encoding myocyte-specific enhancer factor 2-like isoform X5, whose protein sequence is MGRKKIQISRITDERNRQVTFNKRKFGVMKKAYELSVLCDCEIALIIFSSNNKLYQYASTDMDKVLLKYTEYNEPHESLTNRNIIEKEHKNGVMSPDSPEAEPEYNLTPRTEAKYSKIDEEFQMMMQRNQLNGSRVSVGVTGSNYNLPVSVPVGNYDQTLLQASPQMHTSISPRPSSSETDSVYPSGGMLEMSNGYGGAGSPLDACTPSPSPGAAPSPHRAHAPHKHAHAPPPHHSPRHNNLRVVIPSAMPPPQDDISYSSETPLSYSGLGNFGPQDFSINSDMGIGLTWGAHQLQTLQHNRYISSLPVLGGGGTPPPAASPSNVKIKAEPVSPPRPEHLPHRAPPPQPQPAHLSGAIDGSVSSSNMGSPAGQDMRHSNVPLDYEQPHSKRPRIEGWAT, encoded by the exons ATGGGTCggaagaaaatacaaatatccCGGATTACGGACGAACGGAATCGGCAG GTGACTTTCAACAAGCGCAAATTCGGTGTAATGAAGAAAGCTTACGAGCTCAGCGTACTGTGCGACTGCGAGATTGCTCTTATCATCTTCAGCTCTAACAACAAACTCTACCAATATGCCAGCACTGATATGGACAAG GTTCTTTTGAAATACACGGAATACAACGAGCCACATGAGTCGCTGACCAACCGCAACATCATCGAG AAAGAGCATAAGAACGGAGTGATGTCGCCCGACAGCCCCGAAGCCGAGCCCGAATACAATCTGACCCCAAGGACCGAAGCCAAGTACTCCAAAATTGACGAAGAATTCCAAATGATGATGCAAAGGAACCAGTTGAACGGAAGCCGCGTGAGCGTGGGCGTGACGGGAAGCAACTACAACCTGCCCGTCAGCGTCCCGGTGGGGAACTACGATCAGACCCTGCTGCAAGCTAGTCCACAGATGCACACCTCTATCAGTCCACGGCCCTCTTCTTCGGAAACCGATTCAG TGTACCCAAGCGGTGGCATGCTTGAAATGTCGAATGGATACGGCGGCGCGGGCTCCCCGCTGGACGCGTGCACGCCGTCGCCGTCGCCGGGCGCCGCGCCGTCGCCGCACCGCGCGCACGCTCCGCACAAGCATGCACACGCTCCACCGCCGCATCACTCTCCGCGGCACAACAACCTGCGCGTCGTCATACCCAGCGCCATGCCGCCGCCGCAGGACGATATCTCTTACTCTTCGGAA ACACCGCTAAGCTACTCAGGACTAGGCAACTTCGGACCACAGGACTTCAGCATCAACTCGGACATGGGCATCGGACTGACGTGGGGCGCGCACCAGCTGCAGACGCTCCAACACAACAGGTACAT TAGCAGCTTGCCAGTACTGGGCGGGGGCGGGACGCCTCCACCGGCGGCTTCACCCAGCAATGTGAAGATCAAAGCTGAGCCGGTGTCGCCGCCGCGTCCCGAGCACCTGCCGCACCGCGCGCCGCCACCACAGCCACAGCCTGCACATCTCTCTGGAGCTATAGATG